A single region of the Brienomyrus brachyistius isolate T26 chromosome 10, BBRACH_0.4, whole genome shotgun sequence genome encodes:
- the LOC125750894 gene encoding cilia- and flagella-associated protein 251-like produces the protein MKWIFLNCFRPPAVPKDAGEAIKAKEERKKDKEGKKKKPWLKKLFTKKGKGKKAMVVDSQTLAMEDSQTLAMEEDSQTLAMEDSQTLAMEDSQTLAMEEDSQTLAMEDSQTLAMEDSQTLAMEDSQTLAMEDSQTLAMEDSQTLAMEDSQTLAMEESQTVEVKEESQAKVEKEKYKAMEEEEKYKAMEEEYKAMEEEYKAMEEEYKAMEVEESKAMEVDLSKAMEEEYKAMVEEYKAMEEEYKTMVEEEYKAMAEEEYTEMVKEEYTAMVEETYKAMVEETYKAMVEKSKAGSG, from the exons atgaagtggatttttctcaattgctttaggCCGCCAGCGGTACCAAAGGACGCTGGAGAAGCTATAAAAgcaaaggaggaaagaaaaaaggataaagaaggaaagaaaaagaaaccctGGCTGAAGAagctttttacaaaaaaagggaaaggaaaaaaggcaatggtggtggatagccagacattggcgatggaggacagccagacattggcgatggaggaggatagccagacattggcgatggaggacagccagacattggcgatggaggacagccagacattggcgatggaggaggatagccagacattggcgatggaggacagccagacattggcgatggaggacagccagacattggcgatggaggatagccagacattggcgatggaggacagccagacattggcgatggaggacagccagacattggcgatggaggacagccagacattggcgatggaggaaagCCAGACAGTGGaggtgaaggaggagagccaggcaaag gtggagaaggagaagtacaaggcaatggaggaggaggagaagtacaaggcaatggaggaggaatacaaggcaatggaggaggaatacaaggcaatggaggaggaatacaaggcaatggaggtggaggagagcaaggcaatggaggtggacttgagcaaggcaatggaggaggagtacaaggcaatggtggaggagtacaaggcaatggaggaggagtacaagacaatggtggaggaggagtacaaggcaatggcggaggagGAGTACACAGAAATGGTGAAGGAGGAGTACacggcaatggtggaggagacgtacaaggcaatggtggaggagacgtacaaggcaatggtggagaagaGCAAAGCCGGTAGTGGATGA